One Mangifera indica cultivar Alphonso chromosome 4, CATAS_Mindica_2.1, whole genome shotgun sequence genomic region harbors:
- the LOC123215076 gene encoding ribonuclease 1-like — protein MNYRFCYVFIKLLIIQSMSVLCVSESFDFFYFVQQWPGSYCDTKHSCCYPTSGKPAADFGIHGLWPNYNDGTYPSYCDSNNPFNESEISDLTNSMKKSWPSLACPSSDGLSFWSHEWEKHGTCSESVLNEHDYFQASLNLKNQVDLLQTLKTAGIEPNGESYSLESIKDAVEKGSGYTPWIECNTDRSGNSQLYQIYLCVDASASNFIECPVFPKGKKCGSQIEFPSF, from the exons atGAACTACAGATTCTGCTATGTTTTTATCAAACTTCTGATCATTCAATCTATGTCAGTTCTTTGCGTTTCCGAAAGCTTCGATTTCTTCTACTTTGTTCAACAA TGGCCTGGTTCATATTGTGACACAAAGCACAGTTGTTGTTATCCGACATCCGGAAAGCCTGCAGCAGACTTCGGCATTCATGGACTCTGGCCTAATTATAATGATGGCACTTATCCATCATACTGTGATTCCAATAATCCCTTCAATGAATCTGAG ATTTCAGATCTGACAAACAGTATGAAAAAGAGTTGGCCATCACTGGCTTGCCCAAGCAGTGATGGGTTAAGCTTTTGGTCACATGAATGGGAAAAACATGGAACCTGCTCAGAGTCTGTGCTTAACGAACATGACTACTTCCAAGCTTCTCTCAACTTAAAAAACCAAGTCGATCTCCTCCAAACTCTAAAGACTGCAG GAATTGAACCAAATGGAGAGTCTTATAGCTTGGAGAGTATTAAAGATGCTGTAGAAAAAGGAAGTGGGTACACCCCATGGATTGAATGCAACACCGATAGATCAGGGAACAGCCAGCTTTACCAGATTTATTTGTGTGTAGACGCTTCTGCCTCCAATTTCATAGAATGTCCAGTTTTtccaaagggaaaaaaatgtgGCTCCCAGATTGAATTCCCTTCCTTCTAG